A single region of the Buteo buteo chromosome 18, bButBut1.hap1.1, whole genome shotgun sequence genome encodes:
- the LOC142041485 gene encoding hemoglobin subunit rho, whose translation MVHWSAEEKQLITSVWSKVNVEECGAEALARLLIVYPWTQRFFDNFGNLSSPTAIIGNPKVRAHGKKVLTSFGEAIKNLENLKATYAKLSELHCEKLHVDPENFRLLGDILIIVLAAHFTKDFTPACQATWQKLVGVVAHALAYKYH comes from the exons ATGGTGCACTGGTCAGCCGAAGAGAAGCAGCTCATCACCAGCGTCTGGAGCAAGGTCAATGTGGAGGAATGCGGTGCCGAGGCCCTGGCCAG GCTGCTGATTGTCTACCCCTGGACCCAGAGGTTCTTTGATAACTTTGGGAACCTCTCCAGCCCCACTGCCATCATTGGCAACCCCAAGGTCCGCGCCCATGGGAAGAAAGTGCTCACCTCCTTTGGGGAAGCCATCAAGAACCTGGAAAACCTCAAGGCGACCTATGCCAAGCTGTCCGAGCTGCACTGCGAGAAGCTGCACGTGGACCCCGAGAACTTCAGG ctccTGGGAGACATCCTCATCATCGTGCTGGCCGCACACTTCACCAAGGACTTCACCCCTGCCTGCCAGGCCACTTGGCAGAAGCTGGTCGGCGTGGTGGCCCATGCTCTAGCCTACAAGTACCATTAA
- the LOC142041481 gene encoding hemoglobin subunit beta, with protein MVHWTAEEKQLITGLWGKVNVEECGGEALARLLIVYPWTQRFFASFGNLSSATAVLGNPKVRAHGKKVLTSFGEAVKNLDNIKNTFAQLSELHCDKLHVDPENFRLLGDILIIVLAAHFGKDFSPDCQAAWQKLVRAVAHALARKYH; from the exons ATGGTGCACTGGACAGCCGAAGAGAAGCAGCTCATCACCGGCCTCTGGGGCAAGGTCAATGTGGAGGAATGTGGTGGTGAGGCCCTGGCCAG GCTGCTGATCGTCTACCCCTGGACCCAGAGGTTCTTCGCTTCCTTCGGGAACCTCTCCAGCGCCACCGCCGTCCTTGGCAACCCCAAGGTCCGCGCTCATGGCAAGAAAGTGCTCACCTCCTTTGGGGAAGCCGTGAAGAACCTGGACAACATCAAGAACACCTTCGCCCAGCTGTCCGAGCTGCACTGCGACAAGCTGCACGTGGACCCCGAGAACTTCAGG CTCCTGGGTGACATCCTGATCATCGTCCTGGCTGCCCACTTCGGCAAGGATTTCTCTCCCGACTGCCAGGCTGCCTGGCAAAAGCTGGTCCGTGCGGTGGCCCATGCTCTGGCCCGCAAGTACCACTAA
- the LOC142041482 gene encoding hemoglobin subunit beta has product MVHWTAEEKQLITGLWGKVNVADCGAEALARLLIVYPWTQRFFASFGNLSSPTAILGNPMVRAHGKKVLTSFGEAVKNLDNIKKSFAQLSKLHCDKLHVDPENFRLLGDILIIVLASHFGKDFTPACQAAWQKMVRVVAHALAHEYH; this is encoded by the exons ATGGTGCACTGGACAGCCGAAGAGAAGCAGCTCATCACCGGCCTCTGGGGCAAGGTCAATGTGGCTGACTGCGGTGCTGAGGCCCTGGCCAG GCTGCTGATCGTCTACCCCTGGACCCAGAGGTTCTTCGCTTCCTTCGGGAACCTCTCCAGCCCCACCGCCATCCTTGGCAACCCCATGGTCCGCGCCCATGGCAAGAAAGTGCTCACCTCCTTTGGGGAAGCCGTGAAGAACCTGGACAACATCAAGAAAAgttttgctcagctgagcaaactCCACTGTGACAAGCTGCACGTGGACCCCGAGAACTTCAGG CTCCTGGGAGACATCCTCATCATCGTCCTGGCCAGCCACTTCGGCAAGGACTTCACCCCCGCCTGCCAGGCCGCCTGGCAGAAGATGGTCCGTGTGGTGGCCCACGCGCTGGCCCACGAGTACCACTGA